The genomic region CGCAGCTCCACGCCGTCGCGGACTGGGTCCAGGCCAAGGACGCGGATCTGCCCGGCGGTGGGCTGTAAGATCCCAAGCATCAATTGGATCAGCGTGCTCTTGCCCGCGCCGTTACGCCCCAGCAGCGCGTAGACCGATCCACGCGGGACATCAAGATCCAATTCCTTCAGGACCGAGGTTTTTCCGAACGATTTCGAGAGGCCGTGGATCCGAAGCGCATCGGGGGCGCTTGCGAGTGTGGGAGACAGCAGACCGGCGTCGGCCTTGGATAGATCGATAGGGTGCGAGATCGAGAGCGATTGACGGTGCATATGACGGTCCTCCGAAGCCAAGCAGCAAGTGTCGTATTGTCCATGTCGGCATGAGCGTTTTTATGGTCGCATGAGCGCGGGATGTATGTGGAACAGAATGACCATATAGAGACTGTACGCCGCCGCGCCGACGGATGCATACACCGCCGTCCATTTGCTGATAACGCGCAAGGGGATCAGATAGCGTCGCCGCGATCGTTCCGTACTGCCAAATGACGAGTAAGCGATTTGCAGGGCAATCGCGGCAAGTGACAGCAGTCCGACTCCAATCGCAATCACGAGAGGCCCCGGGTTCTCCAGAGTCGCCAGCAGAGGCAAATAGAAATCAAATTCCCGAAGAGTAATCAGATGGTTTTGATAGTCCGAGACTTTCTGGCCCAACGCGGCGTTCAGCAGACTCCCCAGCCCGAGGACGGCGCCGAATATCGCCAGGCATGAGCCGATGGAAAGCACTACGCTGTTAAACGTTCGATCGCTCAAGCAGGATGCGGCGTAGGAAACGGCGTAGACCGCCGTGAAGACGCCCAGCATCAGGATTGCCGTCAGCAAAAGCCCGATGGCGGAGCCGTGAATGTCGAGTGCGGCGGCCGCCCAGCCGAAATTGGCCCATACAAACGCCTGTCCAATGATTGCAATCCCCAGGAGCGCCGTCACGGCGCCGGCGAAGCCAACTCCGACTTTGACCAGCCAGAGGGATCTTCTCGAAATTGGCAGACCGGTGAGGAACGACAGTGTTCCCCGGCTCGCCTCGCGGGAGACGATGCCTCCGCCGCAGACTACCGCCGCGAGAAGACTGCACGCGGCGCCCATCAGCTCGATTGAGTGCAGCGTATAAATGCCTCCGGGCGGGGTGAGGCGATTCCCGGTGGCGTGATCGGCAAGGTACTGAACCTCAATCAGAAACAAGTTCATGGCGAAGAAGATCAAACAGAACGCCGCCGGCGTCATGCGCGTCTCTCGCCATTCCTTCCAAATCAATCTCTTCATACTCCTGGTCTCCTCATTGGTCTACTTCGATGGAGCGAGTTCAATCGATTGTTCGGCGTTCGCCATCTCCAGCAGCCGCTCTTCCAGAAGCATCCGCACCTCATCGGCGTCCAGATCCACATGGTGCGCCTCCACGAGCGCCCGGTCGAGCAGAGCGGCGACGCGGTCGCGGCGGGCGCTCAGGCTGAGCACCGGTTCGGCGGCGCTGACAAAGCTGCCGAGGCCGCGACGGGTCTCCACCACACGCTCACGCTCCAGCTGCTGGTAGGCGTGCGCGATCGTATTGGGATTGACGACCAGCTCCGACGCCAGTTCGCGGACCGTGGGCAGCCGGTCGCCAGCGCGCAGAGCGCCGCCGGCGATCATGGTTTTGACCTGATCGACGATCTGCAGATAGAGCGGCGAACCTGATGATTGATCCAGACGAATATACATAACTTTGTTCGTTCTTTGTACTAGTTCACTAGTACAATATCACAGGAAGCGCGATCTGTCAAGGGGTGAATCGCGATGTGCTATAATAACGGCTATGGCAGATATTCGTGAAGAACTTAAAAAGCGCATCCTCGTGATCGACGGCGCCATGGGGACGATGATCCAGCGGTACAAGCCGACGGAAGCCGACTATCGCGGCGAGCGGTTTGCAAACCATCCGGTGGATCTGAAGAACAACAACGAAGCGCTGATGCTCGTGCGCCCGGAGATCATTGAAGAGATCCACATGGCGTATCTGGACGCCGGCGCGGACATCATCGAAACGAACACGTTCAACGCCAATTCGATCTCCATGGCGGATTTCGAGATGGCGGACCTTGTCCGTGAGATGAATTTCGAAGCGGTCGCGGTCGCGCGGCGCGCGATTGACAAAGCGATGGCGGCGGATCCATCGAAGCCGCGCTTTATCGCCGGCGCGCTCGGCCCCTGCACGCGCAGCGCCACGGTCATCGAAGACTCGAATAACCCCGCGTATCGCTCATTTACGTTCGACGACTTTGAAGCCACGTACTACGAACAGGCGAAGGCGCTGCTGGACGCCGGGACGGATCTGCTCCTCTGCGAGACGACGTTTGACACGCTCAATCTGAAAGCCGCGCTATTCGCGATTCAGCGCTTGTTTGACGAGGGCGAGCGTGTCGTTCCCGTCATGGCGTCACTGAGCATTACGGATCTTGGCGGCGGAAACCTCACGGGGCAGAACCTGGAGGCGATGTGGAACTCGATCGCCCACGCGCCCTTGCTGTCCGTCGGCTTGAACTGCGGCTTCGGTCCGGATGTCTATCGTCCCTTTGTCGAAGAGATCTCGCGGATCGCGCCGATCTTTGTCAGCATCTATCCGAACGCGGGCCTGCCGAACGCCCTGGCCGAGACGGGATTTGACCTGGATGAGCCGCAGATGACGCCGTCGATCCGAGAGTGGGCGGAAAACGGCTGGCTGAATATTATCGGCGGCTGCTGCGGCACGACGCCGGAGTTTATCCGTGGTTTCGCCAAAGCCGTGGAAGGCTTGCCGCCGCGCGTGCCGCCCGTGATCGCGCCGGAGATGAGGCTGAGCGGGACGCAGGCGTTCAATGTCGGCGAGGACACCCTGTTCGTCAACGTCGGCGAGCGGACCAATGTCACGGGGTCGCCTAAGTTCGCCAAGCTCATTCTCGCCGGCGACTATGAAGCCGCGCTCACCGTGGCGCAGCAGCAGGTGGACAACGGCGCGCAGGTGATCGACGTCAATATGGACGAGGGCCTTCTGGATTCGGAAAAGGCGATGACGACCTTTTTGACCTTGATCCAGGGCGAGACGAATATCAACAAAGTCCCGATCATGGTGGACAGCTCCAAGTGGTCCGTTATTGAGGCGGGATTAAAAGCGCTGCCGGGTAAGGGAATCGTCAACTCGATCAGCCTCAAAGAGGGTGAAGAGAAGTTCAAGGAACAGGCGAAGCTTGTCAAGCGCTACGGCGCCGCCGTGGTCGTGATGGCGTTCGACGAAGTGGGGCAGGCGGACAGCGAAGACCGCAAGGTGGAGATCTGCACCCGCGCCTACAATATCCTGACCCAAGAAGTCGGTTTTTTGCCGCAGGATATTATCTTCGATCCGAACATTCTGACCATCGCGACGGGCATCGAAGAGCACAACAACTACGCCGTCGACTTTATCAACGCGACACGCCGGATCAAGGAAACCCTGCCGCTGGCGAAGGTGAGCGGCGGTGTCAGTAATCTGTCCTTCTCGTTCCGGGGCAACAATGTCGTCCGTGAGGCGATCCATTCGGCTTTCCTCTACCATGCGATCAAGGCTGGTCTGGACATGGGCATCGTCAACGCCGGCATGCTTGAAGTCTACGAAGCGATCCCCAAGGATCTGCTGGGGCTGGTGGAAGACGCGCTGTTTAACCGCCGGCCGGATTCGACGGAGCGACTGCTGGAGTTCGCCGAGGGCCTGAAGGGCGTCAAGGGCAAGGTCGTCGTCAAGGACGAAGCCTGGCGCAATGAAACCGTCGAGTCGCGACTCTCCTATGCGCTGGTGAAGGGCGTCACGGAATACATCGAAGCCGACACCGAAGAAGCGCGCCTGAAGTATGACAAACCTTTGGAAGTGATCGAAGGGCCGCTGATGGCCGGCATGAACGTGGTCGGCGACCTCTTCGGCTCCGGCAAGATGTTCCTGCCCCAGGTCGTCAAGAGCGCCCGCGTCATGAAGCGCGCGGTCGCCGTGCTGATGCCGTATATGGAGGCGGAGAAGCTCGCCAGCGGCAACACGCAGGCGCAGGCCAAGGTGCTGATGGCGACGGTGAAGGGCGATGTCCATGATATCGGCAAGAACATCGTCGGCGTCGTCCTCGGCTGCAACAACTACGATGTGATCGACATGGGCGTGATGGTTCCGTCGGACAAGATCCTGGCGGCGGCGATCGAGCAGGAGGTCGATATTATCGGCCTCAGCGGCCTGATCACGCCGTCGCTGGATGAGATGATCCATGTGGCGAAGGAGATGCAGCGTCAAGGCTTCACCAAGCCTTTGCTCATCGGCGGCGCCACGACGAGCCGCACGCACACGGCGGTGAAGATCGCACAGGCGTATGAAGGCCCGATCGTGCATGTGCTGGACGCCTCCCGCGCCGTCGGCGTGGTGAGCAATCTCATCAGTGACGACCTTCGTCCGGATTTCGTGGAGAAGAACCGGGCCGAGCAGGCGGCGACGCGTGTGACGTTCGCCAACAAGCGCAGCCAGAAAGACACGCTGCCCTTCGAAGCGGCGAAAGCGAACCGTACGCCCATCGTCTGGTCTCCAGAGGATATCGCGAAGCCCGAATTTACCGGCGTCCGCGTTCTCAAGGACTTTCCGCTCTCCGAGCTGGTCCCTTATATCGACTGGGGCCCATTCTTCATCGCCTGGGAGCTGCACGGCAAATATCCGGCGATCTTCGAGGACGAGATAGTCGGCGAGCGCGCCAAGGAACTGTTCGAGGATGGTCAGGAAATCCTGAAAAAGCTGCTCCAAGATGGACAACTGAAGGCGAGCGGCGTCTACGGATTCTTCCCCGCGAACAGCGTCGGCGAGGACATTGAACTCTACACCGACGACACGCGCACGGAAGTCTTAACGACGATCCACGCCCTGCGCCAGCAGACGCCCAAGACCAGCGGCGAGTCGAACAAGTCGCTCTCCGACTACATCGCGCCGCGTGAAACCGGCCTCGCCGACTACCTCGGCGCCTTCGCCGTCACGACCGGCCTCGGCATCGAACCCATCGTCGCCCAGTACGAACGCGATCTGGACGACTACAACGCCATCATGGTCAAAGCCCTCGCCGACCGCCTCGCCGAAGCCTTCGCCGAGTACCTGCACGCCCAGGCCCGCCGCGACTGGGGCTTCGGTGTGAGCGAGAACCTGACCAACGAGGACCTGATCCGCGAACGCTACCGAGGAATCCGCCCCGCGCCGGGCTATCCCGCTTGTCCGGACCACACCGAATCGAAAACAATGTTCGAATTGCTATTGGTTGAGGAAAATACGGGTATCACGTTGACGGAAAGCATGGCGAAGTATCCTACGGCGTCCGTCAACGGCTGGTACCTCGCGCATCCCGAAGCAAAATACTTCGGGGTGGGGAAGATCGGCAAGGATCAGGTCGAGGATTACGCAGGGCGCAAGGGGTGGGATTTGAAGACGGCGGAGTACTGGCTGTCGCCGAATTTGAATTATGATCCGGAGTAGGGAGCCTTCGCGCCCCTCTCGGCAAACCCACCCCCGCGCTTCGCGCCCCCTCCCGCCGCCGGGAAGGGTGATTTCAGAGCGTGTTATCGCAGGCGGCCTTCGTCAGAGGCAATCTTACAAACCCTTCCCGGCGGCGGGAGGGGGCGCGCGAAGCGCGGGGGTGGGTTTGCCGAGAGGGGCGCGAAGGCTTGGGGCCAAGTAGGCGAAAATCCGCCTCCCAAAAACCCAGCAACCGACCGGGAACCCCGCGCCCGGATTTCGCGTACGGACGCCATTGACAAAGAGAATGAGATTGTGACATAATTCACATAGCTCATTTTGAGAGGAAATGCGACGATGCCGCCTACGACAAGCGCCTCACCATTTGGCGAAATCACGCCGAACCTTCACTCCGTCGGGGAGTTTCTCCCGCTGCTGATCCTTCTGGTGGTCGCCTTCCTGCTCGCGTCGGTATTGGTCGGCCTTTCCTGGATTTTGGGGCCGAAAAAGCCGTCCGCCGCGAAGCTTGCTTCCTACGAATGCGGCGTGGACCCGGTGGGTTCGGCGCGCGAACGGTTTCCTGTCAAGTTTTACTTGATCGCGATGCTGTTTA from Capsulimonas corticalis harbors:
- a CDS encoding ABC transporter permease — translated: MKRLIWKEWRETRMTPAAFCLIFFAMNLFLIEVQYLADHATGNRLTPPGGIYTLHSIELMGAACSLLAAVVCGGGIVSREASRGTLSFLTGLPISRRSLWLVKVGVGFAGAVTALLGIAIIGQAFVWANFGWAAAALDIHGSAIGLLLTAILMLGVFTAVYAVSYAASCLSDRTFNSVVLSIGSCLAIFGAVLGLGSLLNAALGQKVSDYQNHLITLREFDFYLPLLATLENPGPLVIAIGVGLLSLAAIALQIAYSSFGSTERSRRRYLIPLRVISKWTAVYASVGAAAYSLYMVILFHIHPALMRP
- a CDS encoding GntR family transcriptional regulator, with product MYIRLDQSSGSPLYLQIVDQVKTMIAGGALRAGDRLPTVRELASELVVNPNTIAHAYQQLERERVVETRRGLGSFVSAAEPVLSLSARRDRVAALLDRALVEAHHVDLDADEVRMLLEERLLEMANAEQSIELAPSK
- the metH gene encoding methionine synthase; amino-acid sequence: MADIREELKKRILVIDGAMGTMIQRYKPTEADYRGERFANHPVDLKNNNEALMLVRPEIIEEIHMAYLDAGADIIETNTFNANSISMADFEMADLVREMNFEAVAVARRAIDKAMAADPSKPRFIAGALGPCTRSATVIEDSNNPAYRSFTFDDFEATYYEQAKALLDAGTDLLLCETTFDTLNLKAALFAIQRLFDEGERVVPVMASLSITDLGGGNLTGQNLEAMWNSIAHAPLLSVGLNCGFGPDVYRPFVEEISRIAPIFVSIYPNAGLPNALAETGFDLDEPQMTPSIREWAENGWLNIIGGCCGTTPEFIRGFAKAVEGLPPRVPPVIAPEMRLSGTQAFNVGEDTLFVNVGERTNVTGSPKFAKLILAGDYEAALTVAQQQVDNGAQVIDVNMDEGLLDSEKAMTTFLTLIQGETNINKVPIMVDSSKWSVIEAGLKALPGKGIVNSISLKEGEEKFKEQAKLVKRYGAAVVVMAFDEVGQADSEDRKVEICTRAYNILTQEVGFLPQDIIFDPNILTIATGIEEHNNYAVDFINATRRIKETLPLAKVSGGVSNLSFSFRGNNVVREAIHSAFLYHAIKAGLDMGIVNAGMLEVYEAIPKDLLGLVEDALFNRRPDSTERLLEFAEGLKGVKGKVVVKDEAWRNETVESRLSYALVKGVTEYIEADTEEARLKYDKPLEVIEGPLMAGMNVVGDLFGSGKMFLPQVVKSARVMKRAVAVLMPYMEAEKLASGNTQAQAKVLMATVKGDVHDIGKNIVGVVLGCNNYDVIDMGVMVPSDKILAAAIEQEVDIIGLSGLITPSLDEMIHVAKEMQRQGFTKPLLIGGATTSRTHTAVKIAQAYEGPIVHVLDASRAVGVVSNLISDDLRPDFVEKNRAEQAATRVTFANKRSQKDTLPFEAAKANRTPIVWSPEDIAKPEFTGVRVLKDFPLSELVPYIDWGPFFIAWELHGKYPAIFEDEIVGERAKELFEDGQEILKKLLQDGQLKASGVYGFFPANSVGEDIELYTDDTRTEVLTTIHALRQQTPKTSGESNKSLSDYIAPRETGLADYLGAFAVTTGLGIEPIVAQYERDLDDYNAIMVKALADRLAEAFAEYLHAQARRDWGFGVSENLTNEDLIRERYRGIRPAPGYPACPDHTESKTMFELLLVEENTGITLTESMAKYPTASVNGWYLAHPEAKYFGVGKIGKDQVEDYAGRKGWDLKTAEYWLSPNLNYDPE
- a CDS encoding NADH-quinone oxidoreductase subunit A, producing MPPTTSASPFGEITPNLHSVGEFLPLLILLVVAFLLASVLVGLSWILGPKKPSAAKLASYECGVDPVGSARERFPVKFYLIAMLFIVFDIETVFLYPWAVTYSYLHGLPNGAQIFSLSEMFVFIIILFVGYIYVWKKGAFEWE